A stretch of Paenibacillus sp. URB8-2 DNA encodes these proteins:
- a CDS encoding CDP-alcohol phosphatidyltransferase family protein, with translation MKAIPNCISFSRIIFSLILIFVEPLSAAFYAIYMICGVSDMIDGFIARKTGTASRLGEKLDSLADLIMVGVLLVVLYPILKPATEIVIWVILIGMIRLASIVVALKKYKTFAIPHTYGNKITGLALFIFPLLLPYIHMAVLMDILCAVASLSAIEELVIQLTSSELDGNRKSIFTK, from the coding sequence GTGAAAGCAATACCGAATTGTATATCATTTAGCAGAATCATTTTCTCATTGATTTTGATTTTTGTTGAGCCATTAAGCGCAGCCTTTTACGCAATATATATGATTTGTGGGGTCAGTGATATGATAGACGGGTTTATTGCCCGAAAGACGGGAACAGCGAGCAGACTCGGCGAAAAGCTGGATTCTTTGGCCGACCTGATAATGGTAGGTGTGTTATTGGTCGTGCTTTATCCAATCCTGAAACCTGCAACCGAAATCGTCATTTGGGTTATTTTGATTGGTATGATCCGATTGGCATCGATTGTCGTAGCCCTGAAAAAATACAAAACCTTTGCAATTCCTCACACTTACGGAAACAAAATCACCGGCCTCGCTTTATTCATATTTCCGTTATTGCTTCCCTATATTCATATGGCGGTGTTGATGGATATCCTTTGTGCTGTGGCCAGCCTATCAGCAATTGAGGAGTTGGTTATTCAGCTGACATCAAGTGAACTGGATGGAAACAGAAAGAGCATATTCACCAAATGA
- a CDS encoding TorD/DmsD family molecular chaperone, whose translation MHMTVPSLEVSEAFKRWLGSRGFIYQLFTDFFGRKPTLSLIAQWSRNRQISAAAEMSEGGRELKRYLCGQKPQDLLQVCEAEAAEYDRLMRDETVVGLKPREAALLGEAEEFCNVLSDVYASAGIVFKKCGDEADDHIAIELEFMAVLHERMLFNSFSVRSAMELLDIQENFLREHLLLWTPEFCERLEAATNSSLYRGLSRMLEEFLPYDLHMLQSWRASLESAAAAV comes from the coding sequence ATGCATATGACCGTTCCTTCCCTGGAAGTTTCGGAAGCCTTCAAACGTTGGCTGGGAAGCAGGGGATTCATATACCAGCTGTTTACCGATTTTTTTGGAAGAAAACCGACCCTGTCGCTAATCGCCCAGTGGAGCCGCAATCGCCAGATCAGCGCGGCGGCCGAGATGTCGGAGGGAGGACGCGAACTGAAGCGCTATTTATGCGGCCAGAAGCCGCAGGATCTTCTTCAGGTCTGCGAGGCGGAAGCCGCGGAATACGACCGGCTGATGCGTGACGAAACCGTGGTTGGCCTTAAGCCGAGAGAGGCGGCCCTCCTCGGAGAAGCGGAGGAATTCTGCAACGTGCTTTCCGATGTGTATGCTTCCGCAGGCATCGTGTTCAAAAAATGCGGCGACGAGGCCGACGATCACATTGCCATCGAGCTGGAGTTTATGGCTGTGCTTCACGAACGGATGCTGTTCAACAGCTTTTCGGTCAGAAGCGCGATGGAACTGCTGGACATCCAGGAGAATTTTTTGCGGGAGCATCTGCTGCTCTGGACCCCGGAATTCTGCGAAAGACTGGAAGCGGCGACGAACAGCTCGCTGTACCGTGGATTATCCCGGATGCTGGAGGAGTTTCTTCCCTATGATCTCCACATGCTGCAGTCTTGGAGAGCTTCTCTGGAGAGCGCCGCCGCGGCGGTGTAG